The Metarhizium brunneum chromosome 5, complete sequence sequence AGAGAGAGCAACCACTACCACTCGGTTGAAGGCCATGCTCTCATTAGTCTTGGCTTTTTTGtcaagcttttttttttgtttttggtcCAAGAATTCCAAGAGATGCGAGACTTGTAGTCGGGGCGGGACATGGAGTCGGTGGCCTATACTTGCCAAAGTTGTTATCAAATGATAGATGATTGTCAATGAGTTGGAGTTGGCAGAGGCAGTAAAGCCGTGCAATTATGCAAAATacatataatatacttttctTCATGTTCGTAATAACGAGGAGATTCATTTAACCCGAAGAAGATAAAGACGAGCGTGATGATACATGCCACACCAAGGTTGAGATGGCGGAGACGCGGACAGCATATCTGTACAACTAGCCGTCTATCGTCGTTTATGACAGCCCTAGGTATTGAACTGGGTGTCGCACTTTGTGGCGTCAACGGCTTGGATGGCGGTCGGCAACCCCCGAGCTAGACTAGCCCTGGCCGCAATCCCTCCATCGTTTTCGGGACCGGTCCGCGGCTGCTTGTGGAGTTGGATGTCCCCATTGATGGATGCTAGTGGCCACGGTTGCTGGCAAGAAATTATGCGACTATGGAGGGTAAGTCGAGTACAATAAATAGAAGCAAGAATTCCTCAGAACAAGCTTGGATCACACCGAGCATCACCCATATTTCTAGTTCGCGCCTGGTTGGTGGGTTTGTTGTCTTTTTATTCATGGTTTGTCAATAAAGATCCTGGAGATCCGAGATGCTGGAACCGATGCTGGACGATCTGGCTCTGGTTTCCGAAATTCCTGGCCCATGAGCGCCCCACAAACACCGTGAACCAGTCCCCGAGACATCGAGGGCTTTTAGCAGGGCCAGTGAGTGCGACATTCGGTACCAAAGCCGCAGTGGGTCTAGATAAAAACAGCATCTTATATTAACAGTGCAGAAGGATGTGTTGCGAAAGTAATTAAATACCTACCCTAGGATGGCAGTAGACGTATAGTTGATGCGGAAGTCAATGCTCGGCGGACCGGAAACAATGTCCCGTATCGCGGGCTCTCAGCCACCCAGAGAGATGTTTGTAGGAACCGACTTCACGGAAGTTCCGGAATTGAACGAACTCGTTGCATAGGACTTTTGGGAGAACTGGACCATGCTCTATCTGCGACGTCAGAGGCGGTGATGAAATGGGAAAATGCCTACAGGGGCGTGCCGTCGTTGCCTCGGGCCCTAGATGTTTGACAGCTCGTTTTGTTTCCGCCCTGTTTCCGTGAGGTGTGTGGCTGTCATAATTGAAGCGTGCCTCGTCACAGATTGGCATCAAACGACTCGCACTCATCGCGTCCTCGAACGGCCGTGGCGACACAATCAAGAGAGATAATGCCTAGGGCCCGCCACAAACGACCTGGTGGTCTGTTAAGCATGGACCTTTGTCGGCAGAAATTGATAATACGTAGCCACCTACCATAACTGTTTGGTGGGAGCAGGATGCTAAGGCGGTGCTTAGAGGTTGGCTTCATATCCACTTGGATGCTCCAAGGACTCTCTGGCCCTTTTGTGGGGTTGACCGAGATGGGTTTGGTTGGTGACATTGTGACTATTCATCGTGACAGAAAGGCACGCGAATGGAGTCAAGCAAGTGTGTTACTGATGGAAGCGACGGTGCAATTGCCATCTCTGACTCAGCCGGCCAGGTGTCGTTTTGCTTCAGGTCGATACTCGAATGGTGTTTCAGTCAAGTTGAATAGCAGCGGGGCGAATCGACCTGTCACTGGATGTGCCTTCCCAATTGGATACTTGAGAGGGTTGCCTCAGGCTCTAGTACAAAGGGAATGAATGGCAGGCAAATCTAGGCCGGATGCAATGTGCAGCAATGAGATGCAGATGCCAACTAGAACACAAACGAATAAAGGCTgaaacaaagacaaagaacCAGACGCAGGCTCATCCGGTGCTGGCGGTCTCGGAcaatttatttattttaagtttaagGTGACGTGTGGGCGGCGGACGTGTTGACTGCCGTCTGCGCCAGTCAGTCCAGGTCAGACGCCGCGCTTGTGGTTGACAAACAGAAATGCGAATAAATCTGCTCGCTGGTTCGATGAAACGAAGAAATTCCTCGCTTCTACGGAGTGGGCAACTAGTCCTTGGCAGATCTCGTGCGGCCTCATCTTATGATCTCCGTCACCTCGTTCCATCTCCACCGCTTGAGCAGCCACCGTCGGCGCTAGTGCACCAAACCGACAGCCCTTGAGACATCATCCACACAGAATCGGGAGTCTCGAGTTCGACCTGTGCGAGCGTTGGCGCTAAGCAGAAACGCAGTCCAAACCCCAAGCGAAGCCCTCCCCATCTGCTGCTCAGCTGCTCAGCTGCTCAGCTAACCCTGCTTTGCTTGAGCGATTCGGCCATCGACGACCATCGACGATTGGATCATCAGCCCAACCACACACCACACACACACCACGTCAAGCGAACTACTCACAGGATACGGCTGGGACTCTGGGAGGCTCCATCAAGCGAAGAAAGCGTCTGTTCTGGTCTGTTCTGGTCTGGCCGCCCTCGCCCACCCGCCGCCCACTTGTCCCCCTCGTGCTCCTGAAGCCTGAAGCAGTGCGGCTTAGAGTGGTTCCGCTGTGTCGACTTGTTTCCAACGCTTTCAATGCAGCCTTTGAAACTTGCGTCTGGCCTCGCTCGATCCTTTCCGTCACCACATCTCCTGGCTGCTCCTCGACCGCGACCCCCGAATCTCTGACCAACTTATTCTTGTTTTATTTCCACCTTCTTTTTGCTAGCTGTCCGCCTCGATCTGCCCTGCGATACAACAATCATCGGCTGGCCGAATCTTCACCAGCCGTCTGAAGCACGAGCCCTCgactcctcctcctctcctcatcctccacCAATAACCACCAACCACACCAACCACCTCCTGACTCCTCAGCTTTCCCCTCCACGCCTCGCCGCATCACGACAAAGCCGCATAGTACGGTACTCTATCCTCGGCGTCACGGCAGAATGGCTCAGCCCAACGTTCAATCCTTGAAGGTTTGCTTGCCTTGTCCAGCTCGGGTTGCATCCGTGATTTCAATTTGATCCTGTGCTGACCGCCAACCCCTCTCAATAGTGCGTCGTGACCGGTGACGGTGCTGTTGGCAAGGTTCGCATCTCGAAACCGACACTTTCCTCATCTCGTTCCAATTCTATCGCTACAGCCGTCAAAAATCTCATCGAGACTGATGCAGTATTATAGACATGTCTTCTCATTTCATACACGACAAATGCCTTCCCCGGCGAGTACATTCCTACAGTGTGAGTTTGTCCTGCGAGCTGCTCCCGACACACGTGCTGGATGGATAGAAGAAATGTGCGCTGACGTGCAACCCTAGATTTGATAACTATACGACTAGTTTAATGGTCGACGGCAAGCCCATCAGCCTGGGACTGTGGGATACGGCTGGTCAGGAAGACTACGACCGGTTGCGGCCGCTGTCATACCCCCAGACTGACGTATTCCTGCTTTGCTTCTCTCTCATAAATCCGGCCTCATTTGACAACGTCCGATCCAAGGTAGGTTCACCTTGTTGCTGGCACTTCCAAGCATAGTGTACTAACCACTGGTTGATACAGTGGTACCCTGAGATTGATCACCACGCTCCTAATATCCCTATCATCCTGGTCGGTACCAAACTTGACTTGAAAGAAGAGTACGACAGAAGAGAAGATGCCGAAAAGAATGGAGACAGACATGCATTCGAAAACGCCTCAAAAGAAGTAAAAGAActgaaggagaagaagagacagCGACCGATAGAATTTCGGGATGGATTGGCTTGTGCTCGAGAAATTGGCGCGTACAAATACCTCGTGTGCTCCGCACTGACCCAAAGCAACCTGAAAGGCGTGTTCGATGAAGCCATTCGGTGAGTAGATGCGATTGCATGATTATTTCCCGCCCTGGTTGTACGAAACCTAATTCGATTGATGCCAGTGCTGTTTTGAATCCGCGGCCGCcacccaaggccaagaagtcTAAATGCACCATTTTGTAAACCTCTGCGTAGACCAGTTGCCGCAGGCAGAGGGACGTTTTCCGCCACCGATACACTTTAATATCTTTATTTGGCTATGTGAAGTGGCAAAACGAAGAACGAGCACTCAAGCGACAAATGTTAAGTCGGCAAAGATGAAGGACTTTTCGATAGACGACTCTCGACTCCGACCGAAGCTACTCTTCCTCTCGCTCTAGCATAATTGCAAAAATGAAACATCTTTAGCGGAATCAACAGCACACTCGATGTATAATTGGTGTTTCTCATTTCCAGCACAAATAGACCGATAATAGGGCGCGAAATAACAGACGAAAGCCAAGAGACACACACAAACAACCAGTTGACTGCAGTGCAGGTATGTGTTTGGGCTTGAACCTGTTTCATCACGTGTCGCCGTTGTCACTAGTCAATTGACTTTTACACTGGCTGGTGGGTGCAAGTGCAACAACAAGTAGCAGAACTGCGATATTGTACCTCGTCGACTGGTCAACCTGTACAtatccagctcctcgtctACTTTGCCGCCGGGAGGCACAGAGACCCTCATCGCTAGCCGAGTATGCTTGAAGGAGCAAAGAGGCACCCGGAGGCGTCTTGTTTCAGATGATTGGGGTGTCTTTTTGTCTCCtgtaatttttttaaaactttttttgtttttttattaaatcTCTCGGTATTCGTCTCTCCCTAGTGTCAAGGATATCCAACCCAaattcttctttttttttgctcgtAGATAGCACCAAGACATGTTCAGATGTGTATTGAAGTCGTACGGGAGTGAATTTGTCAGAACCTATTTTCCTGCCCGACATGATATGTTCCGCTCCAATGCATGTGATGTGATGGAATTAATCCATACAAAGGGGGGTATCTAAGTGAAGGGGTTCTAGCATGATGACAAAACGTTCTTGCACAcaaaatagaaaaaaaaaagacagcaTCTCACTGAGGCAACTTTTATTCCCCCAGTCCCGGAATCCTAGCCAAACGACTGGGATGAATGCCCGCCGAGCCCTCCTCCCTCTGGCCACCGCTCTCCTCCTTCGCAGCCCTCTCCTTCTCGATCCTCTTGGCCCTATTCTCATCCAGCTTCTGGTTCTTTTCGAGAATCTTGTCTTTTCTAAACTTGGTCTTGcccccgccgccggccctttaaaaaaaacagTCAGCATCCCCGTGCCACTTATACACGgttagaaaaaaaagcataaCTCACGTCAGCTCAACGTTGATCCTGCGCCCCTCAAACTCGGTATGGTGGAACTTGTCCAGACACGTCCTCATGGTCCACACGttggcaaactcgacaaATGCGATGCCCCGGCACggcttgtcgtcgtccttgttcttcatGCACCGCACGGAAATGGGCTTCAGCGACGCAAAGTGCGCCTTGATGCTgtccgccgtcgccgtgaaGGGCAGGTTGCCCACGAAGACGATGTGGCGGGAGGACTTGGCGTCTGGcgcgtcctcggcgtcgtttgatgccgctggtgctggtgttTCTTGGGTGGGAGCCGCCTCGTCTTTGgagtttttcttcttgtccttcttatccttcttgtccttcttttctttctttggcTCGTCGCTGACGTCTCCGTTGGCTGCctccttgcgcttcttctccttcttctccttcttctccttcttcttggacttcttcTCGTCGCTTACATCCGGGGTTTGCGACACGTCTGCGTCATCTTTTACAgcgtcttcctcttcctccttctcctcctcgggtAAATCCTGCAGATCCTTTCGCTTGTCCTTCCTCTCTTTTCTGCTCTCCTTTTTATCCTTCTTTttatccttcttgtccttcttaGCCTTCTTagccttcttctgcttcactTCAGCAGGTTCATCGTCGCTTCTCTTTCGCTTCTTCTCTACTggggcgtcgtcgacggggaGGAAGTCTTCGGCAGCCGTAGTGGCTTCGTGAGCTCGCTTGCTTTTCATTGCCGTCTAATTACAAACAATTCGTGGATTTTGGGGCTTGCGCGTGTGTTGCGAAGTGCTGAATTGCCAGAACCTGGACTATTCAGTCGAGACAGAGATTTGCCAGAAATTTTAGCGGAGCCGGTACCCCATACGGAGTGTACAACGTAGTTTACCTGTCGAGGTTGGTCTCACCGGACCCTTCAATGCTGGCTCGACCCACCTGGCTCCACTACAAAATCAAGGGCTCTAGTGATATCTGCATCAAGAACACTTTCAATCACCGACCCCGTACATATGTTTTCAGCCTGGCTCTTTGTTGACGCCAATTTCGCATGTTCTCACTGCAGAAACGCCTATGTCCTTAGAAAAAACTTGTTATAGATTATTGACTTCTGCAATGTTACAGAAAGGGCGAGTGCCAATGTCTAACAATATACATTGAAAACGCAATCATATAAAATCCCTAATCTTG is a genomic window containing:
- the RAC1 gene encoding Ras-related C3 botulinum toxin substrate 1, encoding MAQPNVQSLKCVVTGDGAVGKTCLLISYTTNAFPGEYIPTVFDNYTTSLMVDGKPISLGLWDTAGQEDYDRLRPLSYPQTDVFLLCFSLINPASFDNVRSKWYPEIDHHAPNIPIILVGTKLDLKEEYDRREDAEKNGDRHAFENASKEVKELKEKKRQRPIEFRDGLACAREIGAYKYLVCSALTQSNLKGVFDEAIRAVLNPRPPPKAKKSKCTIL